From the Musa acuminata AAA Group cultivar baxijiao chromosome BXJ3-1, Cavendish_Baxijiao_AAA, whole genome shotgun sequence genome, the window GCTCTTCTTTCGGGATATAGCTGAGCCATCCGGGCCTCCTCGGCGGAGCGAGAAGCCGAGGCatcggagagggaggaggaagagctaGGAACAGCAGGCGTGGGcgtgggcggcggcggcggtcctACTCGTTTGGAGAAGAGCGAAGCCGCGGGCTTGAAGCCATTGCGCGGGAGCCAAGGAAGGCTGTGCTTGGGGTACGATGGGGGTCGCCGGAGGAGGACAGGCGGGCGAGGCCTCGCGAAGGGCGGAGCCGTTCGACAGGGGGAAGGGATAAGCCTCTCCATGAGAAGAAGGAGAGCGCTCAGCGAAAAGACGGTGGCCTTTTATTGGTCAGAGGCGGAGAACGACGGATCCAAAGCTCCACGATAAGATCCGAATCCGAAGTAAGCGGTTTATGTGAAATGAAATATTATATTAGCAAATTCATTTATGTGAGGTTTTGAAATTTCGATGTTTAATTGTTCGATTTAATATCGTGTGAAAATTATCGAATAAGATTTGAAATTCTTGATATTCGAGTTTGgatttatataatatttgataTGGATATATCATGATAAGTAAATCTGATACATAATAATTACattcatattttgataattaaaattaatatatcaCGCGTTTTATGTATAAAATTTATCGAATGAAATTTTGGATCAGTTATGTTTTATAAGTATATATTACCAGCTTTATTTATAAAATGTATCCAATAAGATTCTTAATAAGTTTTTCTAAAATATCGATCAATATTTAAGGtgtaaaaatttattttatcaaaatttGAATCTAAAGCATTGATAAGTATCACACTATCagataaatattttagatatataaatttattaaaaaagtttcgaTATTTAttgaaatttaaattttatgaaatgaGATTTCAAACATAATGGGtctaaatgacataaaaaatattataattatataatggATAAACATAATAACGCTTTTGCTTTATCATACGACGCtctcataattaatttttattaatgggatattatttaaaaaaaaactctgataatattattgaatcaggttatttcaatatatatatttataagtcTGTTAGGTCCAATATAATCGTTACGATCAAAGTTAGGTCGATTCGGATATGATCAAGATCAAAGTGTAACCCGGACTTAATATAAGTGTAACTCAAATATAATACGAGTGTAATCAAGATACATTCATCAAATCAATccaatttttttttgtcaaaactactagcacagatatttaatattaatttttaatattctatgactttatgattaataattttaaaataagatatttGTTTGGTTGAATCAATAATCGAGTATAACTTATTGAATTTTTACCTAATTTTTCTAAACTTCTCAAGAAATACTATGATAAGATGATAATATATTCAATAccatttttaaaatgtttgtatTAGTTTAAAAtaactaattttaaaaatatcatagTTTTATGTTAAATGTGATTTGAGTGTAACTTGATTATAACTCTTTAAATTTTCATCAAACTTTATTCAAACCTTTTTTAAACTGATATGATgagataaaatatatttaatatttatttttttataaattaatatgattattttttaaaataatatattttttatgttaaatCTATGATCGAATGTAActtgagtatatatatatttttaatgtaaactataaggagaaggaagagggatGGAGGAGCGCAAGAGAGTGAGATGAGATGACGGAACTAGAGAAAGAAATAATGTAGTGTTAGAGTTGGAGTGGGAGATTGGGAAGAGAGGTCGAGTGAGAAGAGGATGAGTGAGAGAgctaggaggagaaggaagagtgaGGATGAGAAAGTaaacgaggaagaggaggaggtgttGGTGGCCTACGGAGATAGCAAAGAGGGGAGGGGGAGAAGATtaggataatttttaaaaattaaaaaataatttattattaattaaattaaaataaaaaacagtTAGGATTTAATTGATTCGATTTGATCCGAttcatttaaaaaaattgatttaattaAAAATCGATTCATTTCAAATAAAGTTAAAAAGATAatcattatctttattttttaatgaTTGTATCATTATCTTTATTTTTCCGGTAAATTGaccctttttctttttcacttcaATATTAATATCAAAAGCATCTGGCATCAGGGGCTGCGGATTGAACGGAACACGCGCAACACGGTGCAGCAAATCTAACCAATGCGCTGCCCCATCGCActgaagcatgcctttgtcattattaGTGATGACGTCAATCTCCGAACGAGTGGGGCCATAGCGCGGGGTGCCTTTACGAGACGTGACGTCACTGATCCGGACAGCCTACATGGCGTGTGATTCGCGTCAGGCTAAGTGCAACTTATGCCACAACGTTATTTACGAGTTCGCTTACGAGAACTGTGTATGAAGTGGCACTCATCCGGACGTGCCCTACTTCCCGGGACCCATCGACCTTTGGACTCCTGATTTAGACACGTCGACTTCGTAGCGCCAGTCGGAAGCTCATTCTGTATCATATCGTGGAGAGAAATACTTGGTTACCCGTTTATACGTTACTCGAATGTCTACCCGCGTAAGGATATGATTGTTTATGTGGGGTCCTTCTCCGGAGTCGCCACCACCCTGTTATTTAGGAAGGGGACTGCGGGCGAAGAACCGGCTCGATTTCCCGTTTGAGAAGCATGTAGAAGGCGGAAACTGCTGCGCTCCCTTTTCGCTCTCTCCTCACTCTCTCCGTTTCATCGAGGGTTCCAAATCTAGTGTTCCTCGTTCCATCATCCCCTGTTCTTCTCGGGCTCTTGGATTTGGTCCGGAGATGGAGCCAATCGCTTCCGCTCTGGATACGATCAAGGGTTTCGTTCAATCCGGTGAGCAATTCGTCAAGGGCGCATTCCAGAGGTGCTTCGATCCCCACCGCAAGAACCCAGTATGGAcgatcctttttcttcttttctctttgaaTCAAACCCTAATCGTTGTCTTCCTTGGCATTTCTGACACCAAGATCTTTGCTTTCAAACGATCCGCTTCCATATCCAAAATTTCATTTGGTGTGCAGTGGTTTTGTGGGGCATACATGCGAGTTCATCTTCTTTATCTCTTCTAGGTTTACTTAGCCACACCGGTTTACCTGGGAAATATACAATATCAAGTTTGCAGTGTATAAAGTAAAAGTTGCTGAGTCGAGAAGGTATTCCGAACATTTTCTGGCAAGTTAGGATAGTGTTAGAGCCATTTTGGAGTTACGATGTTTGAGTTAAAATGTCTCCTGGTGTCTCTTATGGCTTGAATCAATCTCAATTGCCCAAATGTAAATGTGTCATTGCAGTTTGTTGGCAGATTGATTTTTCCTTTAGAAATGAAATTAGCGACAAAGTAAGATATGATTATATAGACTTGCAATTAAGTTCATGTTGTCACACTGTTGAGTTCAACTTATTGGCTCATTCTAAAACAGTCATCGATAACTGCAAAATGTACCTTAAACTCACAACAGCCAAGTAGCCAACCTAAGTCTCTGGTTAACCTAAATGAGGTGATGAGACTAATTGATCTCTTAGTTGTTTGAATTCCACCACTCGAAGTCCTTGACTTGATTGGACCACAATATTGTTTTATAATGGTAACATCCCTCAATTATTTTATCTTGTGAGACATCACGGTTATGGTACAGCAACACAGGCAAACTAGGAGGGATATTTTGTTTTTCAGTTTTTAGTAATCAAGAGATAATGGttaaatatgaaaaattttaagagggcttacaaaaacttatgtgggggagcttatgtttttatttttattttttttgaaacttATAGCTGAATTTTTTGGTCAGAGTGTAATAAGGAATGATGTGTTCTACAATATCGTGATAATTTAAAAGGTTACACTTaactttatcttttattttgtctttttatgGAATCATTAACTCGAGTGTAACTTCTTTAGCATTCAATGCAATATTTTTGCTCTCTGATGTTTACATAGATGTTATTTGAAGCATTGCTTCTTTATCTGGGTTCTTACATGTCACATGCATTTTTGTGGTACttttactctctcttactcttattACTTTCAGATAGAGATTTTAAAGCGTTTGCAACGGGAAACATTTTCTGATTTGATGAAGATAAGAGATAGACAAGATAAAGTTGAACGCATAATTTCTTCATTCATGTCTGGCAAAGGAAGCCCTTTCCATGAAGCTAGCACACAGTTGAAAGGGATAATCAACGTTGATGGTGCTTTGCTTTTTCAAGATGATCAGCAAGCATATCATGCTCTGGATAGTTCCAGAATAAATACTGGCATTGATGCAAGGTTTACTTTTAAGATTAATCTTAGACAGAAAGATGCTTTGTTTGCAGAGTTTGCATCTCACCAGAACACGTATCATGGCAATGGAGTTACTGGCAGCCCTCTTGTACTGTCAAAAGTGATGTATCTGGCGAGTATCAGTGACTCGCTGTCTGTGATTTCAATACCATATGGAGCTACTTGTAATGATTTCCTATATGATTCAGATCATACACAGGTAAAGTTTTTCTAGTAATGAGATTTATCTGTATGCCTCTGGAAACAATATTGTTGCAAATTGATCCATTTATAGTTTTGACAGGGTGAGTGCCTTACTGTTAGACCACCTTTGTTCAATTTGTATCATGCTTGTGCGGTCGGCTTATCTGTTAAAACATCAAATTTTGCTGCTGGTTTTGCTGAACTGTTCTCTGGTTGGAGAACAGAGATGGGTCCTGCTAGTCACAGTAATAAATTGAGCACGTTTGGGCAAATATCCTTTCAAAATTTTGGAGAAACAAGACTCACACTGTCTGGTGTGTGGCACATGCCAAGATCGTTCTCTCTTCCAATTAGGCTTTGCCGTTGCGGATCCTGTTCTAAACCAGATGAAATGGAGCTAGCATTTCCTGTCACTGGAAGGCGGTCAACAGGAAGTTCTGGTGGATCCATCTATATGTCAATAGATATTGATGAAAGTTCAAAATTTGGGGTCTGGTTTGAGGTACAGAAATTAAACCCAACTATAACAAAGTGGGCTTTCTCCTTGTCTGACATGCCAGAAAGTGAGATTGGATGGGGCATTACAGTGGAAGGAAGCTCGAAAGGACAATCTAATTCAGTTATGTTGGAGAGTTATCTAAATTTTAGTGTGGGCAAAAAAGCCAGTTTGCAGCCAGGTCTGGCCTTTATCATTGACGAGAGAAGTCGAGCACCTGCACTGGTGTTTCGGTCTACGTGgtctttttgaatttttttttgttaatgaaaGCTTATCATTAGTCATGAAAGGTTGGAAATTACGGTGATTCTGAGGTTTAGTAGGCACTTAATCCTCCTGAACCAGGTTAGactatttatttgtttttctacagTCTTGTTTCTCTCATAACTATTTTGTTATATACTGTGATAAAAGAAAATATCAGTGCAGATGTCATTCTTTTGTCATACAAAAATGTTCCAATATTGGATGCCCAGGATTTTTGTTATTTTAGCTCAATTCTTGTGCTAATTGCAGAACGTGTCACTGTTTCGTTTGATCAATTGTGCTCTTCTGTGAAAATGTCAGAAATTTTATGCTTTTCTGTTGACCGTCTGTATGACTGATTTTTTAGCTTACCAAGTGTCACTGCTTTGGTAAGGCATCTTTGGTCTTTTTGAGACTGTGCAATGTCAATTTACGCAATAAATGAGCTTACTTTTGTTTATTCTGCCAAGCTACCACTTGgatactttttctttttcttttattttagctTAATTTAAAAGTGGCATCTTTACATGGATCTGAGAGATGGTTATAATTCCTTTTCTAATCTTTTTGCATAGTTCTTTTCAATTAATAACTTTTAAATTTATGATTACGTGGACTTACGATTTTCTTGTTGTTGTATTTGCACATCTGCAGTCCATCACAACACTGATACATGAGTAGAAGTGCAAGTTCAGGCATCAGGAATTCTGATAGTTTTTCTCAAGGAATTTTGAGTTTATGGACTGCTAGAGACTTTCAAGGATATGATGAGATGAACTTTGTCGGGGGGATTAAAATTACTATGCTGACTATGTTAAATATGGTCAGTACTGTCCCACATGGTCTGCAAGACTATTACCAACTTCCATTGGAAAAGTAAAATTTGGCTAATTATTTTAatctagcaatttatattttcattgGCAACTCTGCTCAGATGATGTATTGGTCAAACCTGTGAATTCATTTATATTGCAAGTTCAATCTCGAGTTATATTTTTGTTAACTATAGGGACATAGTTTGTCTTACATAATTTCTGTAATCAAGATATAATCCTCTTACAGTTATTtagcaactcaatgcaaatcattGTTGGAGTCGAAAACTTGATATCGATATACAAGAAGAAttaaatttgttttcttttttcttcttatccTTCACGAGATTATTATTACGAGTGATGTGATGGATTAGGaattaagaaaaattaaaaatatctgTAATCTTAATGATTGATTGTTTTGTTTAGTTCTTATCTTTTTATTGGTGAAAATAAATGAATTAGGATAATAATTAAGAGAGTCTCTAAtcaagataatttttttaaaataattttattataattaattttttttattgattgataattattattaaaatttaattaagtctataatatatcttacgactattaaatgtatcacatgtattgcaagtTGATTGACTTTTTAAGGGATAAACTAATTGTCTTTGGCTCATAATCATATAAAGTTTTCTTTTATATTTGCCAGAAAgtttcttgatgtgatctcccaaCTCAGAAAAGGTCGTCATTTCTTCTTCTAACTTCGACACAGCctgtgacttgaatttgattgatgcCCATTTGGTAGATGGAGATTGGTTCGGGAATCTCTGCTTTGGTTGATCAAATTACCAAAAGTTAGCCCATTAAATTGTTACTCGTCGCAAAATTGTAATCCTAATTGTTTGTAGATTCATATATTAATTGTGATTCATGTAAATCATCATAGTCCTGTCATATTCTGAAGTCGGACATTGGAAGATCATTGCAAGGCTAAAGGAATCGCTGTGAGGGAGATAAGAGAGGCAGGCGGAATGCCGTTCCTGATGTGTTGCCCGACAAGCATTCGTACCGCAGCCCTCCAAAACCCCTCGAATCCTCCGTCTCATCGTCCTTGCGATCGAGCTCTCGATCAGGCCTGATCTTATCCGCTTGATATTAATGTGCGTGCGAGAGAGTCAAATGAAATCAGCTTCCGGAGAAGGATTCATCTTTAACATCGGATTCGAGCTTTATAGTGTGCTGATGAGGGATCGATGGGTTCTTCTCGATGGTCGCTTCAGAGGTTTGGGGGTGGGCTGTCGGTGTTCTGATGCTGGAGGAAAGATTTGATGGAGATCCTTCTCGGGAACCATCAAACCTTTGGAAAATAAGCTATCTTTGGGAGCTTTAATTGCTCTCGCGTTTTCTGAAGCACAAGCTCTCGAGTGTGACATCCTCTTCTCCCAAACCTTCTTGTCGGCATCTTGAGCTGCAAACCTCTGCTGATGTTTCTCTGAATCCTTCTTCTTCAGTCGGCGTGAAAATGACATCCTGAGAACAGCTCGGGGAGCTCCCGAACGTGGCCCAACTGGCGGGCCTCAACGCCGTGCAGCTGATCGGGCTCATCGTCCAGGCGGCTAACACTGCCCGCTTGCACAGGAAGAACTGCCGGCATTTCGCGCAGCATCTGAAGCTGATCAGCGAGCCGCCGGAGCAGCTCAAGGTCTCGAGCGGCTTGAGGATGCGCCACGGCGGTCTTACATTCTGGCTGGACAGCTGTCAGAACCGGAGTTACGTCTACCTTCTTGCAATGGCTCAGAATGAGATTGATCGGTACCTCAAGATTATGGTGAGGGTTCTGGCTTTCCATCCTCTCTATTTGTCAATTCCATGTCACATATTGATTGTTAGTCCCTACTTTTAGTATATTACAAGGTGATGCTTTGGTTTTTGTATACTTTGATGATGACATTGTGGGTGCAGTCTCTGTCAACAGATGCTGCATGCTCAGCCTAATATAATGGGGGTTTGAAGAAGCTTGGATTGTTCTCTATTAATCGATTTAAATTTCTTAATAAGTTCTCTAAATGAGTCATAATGACTAAGCAAATGGCCTCAGGTTTGATGAGATAGATTCAGTATCTCTTGAGGTTTTGACGAGCTTTACTGTTGCTAACAGCATTGTGTTCCAATCATCTGTAATATGATCAGTTTTTTAGGTGGCTAAGGGAAACTTATCCAACCTTTTCCCCTTCTTCAAGGATGTTCTTTTGGCATTCTAGTGCCAAATCAAGATTTACTGTAAGTATAATCGACATGATCAACTCAAATTTTTTCTCAAATTATTACActaaatatttcatatacattCTCATATGCATGTTCTGATTTAGTAGAACCATCTCAGGGACGGAGCAGCTCCTGGCCTCAAACCATGGCATGCTTCTGGGTCCAACTGCGAGCAGTGGATTCATATCTTGAAGAGTCATTCTTGCACATATGAGCAATCTCAGGGACCAGTGGACCATCAGGGTTTGGATCTGTGAGCAAGGAACATACGGAGAGTAACACCTGCATCCAATCCATGTCGTAGAGAAGTTGAATACAATGTTAAAATCCAGGTATTCTCTTTTGCCTACTTGAGATTACTTGTGCATTTGGTACCTTTGAAATGATCAGAGCAGGATTCCACTGATCCTTGAGAATGTCCGAGCAGATGTTCCCATTGCTGTTGATGTTTGGATGGAAAACCTTCGTTTTGAATGCTACCGCATATGCCATAATCTCAGTGAACAGAGGACTTCATATGAGTTTCGAGTGTTGCTGATACCCTGGGAGGCTTGAATGGAGAGTCTGGAGCGAAATAAATGGTGACAAGGAAGACTCCACCACCATAAGCTCAGTGATCATACTGCACTTAGCTTTCTGATTCTACTAGTTAATAAATTGAAGTtattttgattcaaatttggaaaaTTTGTACAGCAGTTTGTTTCAGTTGAGTTGCCCTGGGAAAAACTTGCATTTCCAACTTTGTTACCTTTATAAATTATGGGAACTAGTTGGGCTTCTAACTAGGAGTAAATTAGGCCCAGCACCATGAAGGCTACCATGACTACAGAAGTCGGAAATTTTAACTGCAGATTGCAGAAGCAATCTTGAATTGTGACCCGAAAAACCCAATTAAACTAGAGCACCAGACTATGACGGCAATTATGACTGCTGAAGTCAGAAATTTCGAGTGGAATAAGTTGTGACTTGAAAATTTAAGGAACCAACTTACCTGGTGGAGAGGAATACAGGAACTATAGTTTCATATTTAGGTATTGACAATTATAGTTAGTGGCAATTGGAAATTATAGTTTCAATATAtattgacacatagtcgaataatTGCTCATATATGTTTAATATTCTTTTTGTCTGTTATTGTTTTATGAAGGGATTTAGATGCTGCAAGCATCGTCAAAACAAAtgagaaatattattttttcatAGTACCAAATTAAAAAGGGACAATCATTATAAGGTTGCTCCTTTGAACTGTGGTGCTACACTTACTGAAGTTCCACGGTACCACTGCAAACCTTGGTGTCAcggtaaggttgctcctttgaATGTGGTGAGcaaattttgatcatgaaaatAACTTCGATGCTTGTAGGGCGTAAAACTGGATATATGCATTAGCAAGAGTCTTATATGCATTGGGCTGCCTCATTTTTCTTTGGACAATGtcttttttatgtgtttgattttattttgttatcagatagctatgaaccaaaatttactaaaatttcatgatatcCAGCTCGCTGGAGTTGTGGCTATTGAAATGACTGGGAGGGCCAACCATCGGCTTTGTTCCAGGAAGACATGTATTTGCTAACATGTTTCTTTGTAACTAGCTGGTTATCTGATGATTGCATATTGGATAACACTTTCATTTGTTGTACCAGGATTCATCAGTTTGCCCAAGAGAAGGACGACTTCCTGATGCTAAGCAAGGTTTAGCAAGATACCTGTTTACTCATTTCATCGTcccaataaatctagcactttgcaTGCGGTGAATACTGAATATTTTCCTTAATTTATTATGCTTGTCATTTTGGAAACAACAAAAGTATCTCACTTTACGTATATGACTTTATTTGAACTATGTTTTACATTATCTTTCAAAGTATTTCTCACTGATTAGGTGCAATATTACATATTCAAACTATGGTTTGCAGAATTTTCTAAGCTTTTCCTTTGAATTATTTGCCATGATATTTCAATATTTCAAATTCCATGGGGGTAATACATTTGTTCAGTAGATTCAGCCTGCAATTATTATTATATTCAGTGTTCTGTTGTTGCATTTATTTGAAGTACATTTTTTTTTGTGGGTTGCAAAGCATTCCTTTTGTCATATTTGCTTGAAAATGTCAATACTTAGAGACCCAGTGAGCATTCGTGGTCATTTTTCAGGGAGACTAAGTTGGTTATTATGGTGAATATGCTTGATTTTGTTCTTTGAGATGTTTCATGTGATTGATATGGACTACATCCTGTTTTAACATCCTTTCAAAATTCTAAAGTTGATG encodes:
- the LOC135629385 gene encoding uncharacterized protein LOC135629385, with the protein product MEPIASALDTIKGFVQSGEQFVKGAFQRCFDPHRKNPIEILKRLQRETFSDLMKIRDRQDKVERIISSFMSGKGSPFHEASTQLKGIINVDGALLFQDDQQAYHALDSSRINTGIDARFTFKINLRQKDALFAEFASHQNTYHGNGVTGSPLVLSKVMYLASISDSLSVISIPYGATCNDFLYDSDHTQGECLTVRPPLFNLYHACAVGLSVKTSNFAAGFAELFSGWRTEMGPASHSNKLSTFGQISFQNFGETRLTLSGVWHMPRSFSLPIRLCRCGSCSKPDEMELAFPVTGRRSTGSSGGSIYMSIDIDESSKFGVWFEVQKLNPTITKWAFSLSDMPESEIGWGITVEGSSKGQSNSVMLESYLNFSVGKKASLQPGLAFIIDERSRAPALVFRSTWSF